Proteins from a genomic interval of Bacteroidota bacterium:
- a CDS encoding ATP-binding protein, whose product EAVTLKHYQNELSIEFVGLHFSRPEKNQYQVMLASYDEDWRAPTMERKITYTSLNPGKYTFMVRSANAYGTWSEDVQQFDIIIASPWWLRYWAFGLYLSLFAASVVLVDRYQRARLLKKEREAMQMREAELRAEAAELKFKAAESDARALKAENEQKEVELQKAEELKEAYDALKDSMKQLKVAQSQLVQAEKMASLGQLTAGIAHEIKNPLNFVVNFARISSNLMDDLKDLLQEESDRMSDASRDEIEHMLTTLTLNTERINQHGLRADSIVKNMMEHSRTSSGVQTTVSMERVLNQAIDLAYMGATEQLNGFSITIDRNFGPDLGEIKIIAQDFKRVIINILDNAFYALKEIASKRDESFQASVCISGRRTVSELEIRIKDNGPGLDEDVKAKIFNPFFTTKPPGTGNTGLGLSLSFDIITQGHNGVLAVAGEPGEGAEFIIRIPVNSSV is encoded by the coding sequence TGAGGCCGTAACACTCAAACACTATCAGAACGAGTTATCCATCGAATTTGTAGGGTTGCATTTTAGCAGGCCAGAAAAAAACCAATACCAGGTCATGCTTGCTTCGTATGATGAAGACTGGCGAGCACCTACCATGGAGCGGAAAATTACCTACACAAGCCTGAACCCAGGTAAATACACATTTATGGTGCGTTCTGCTAACGCCTATGGCACGTGGTCTGAAGACGTCCAGCAATTCGACATAATCATTGCTTCTCCCTGGTGGCTTCGCTACTGGGCTTTTGGACTCTACCTGTCGTTGTTTGCTGCCAGTGTTGTGCTGGTGGATCGATATCAACGGGCCCGCCTACTCAAAAAAGAACGCGAAGCAATGCAGATGCGGGAGGCTGAATTACGCGCAGAAGCTGCAGAATTAAAATTCAAGGCTGCTGAGTCAGATGCGCGCGCACTGAAAGCCGAAAATGAGCAGAAGGAAGTTGAACTTCAAAAAGCGGAAGAGCTCAAAGAGGCGTATGATGCTTTAAAAGACTCCATGAAACAGCTGAAAGTTGCTCAGAGCCAGTTGGTGCAGGCCGAGAAAATGGCATCGCTTGGGCAACTCACAGCCGGCATCGCACATGAAATAAAAAACCCACTCAATTTTGTTGTAAACTTTGCCAGGATCTCCTCGAATCTCATGGACGACTTGAAAGATTTGCTGCAAGAAGAAAGCGATCGCATGAGTGATGCTTCCCGAGATGAAATAGAGCATATGTTGACCACCCTTACGCTTAACACGGAGCGGATCAACCAACACGGCTTGCGTGCAGACTCCATCGTTAAAAATATGATGGAACACTCTCGGACATCAAGCGGCGTCCAGACAACTGTTTCGATGGAACGTGTCCTGAATCAGGCCATCGATTTAGCATACATGGGCGCAACAGAGCAGTTGAATGGATTTAGTATCACCATTGATAGAAATTTTGGACCCGATTTAGGCGAAATAAAGATCATCGCGCAGGATTTTAAACGTGTAATCATTAATATCCTGGATAACGCATTTTATGCATTGAAAGAAATCGCCAGTAAGCGAGATGAAAGCTTTCAGGCCAGCGTGTGTATTTCTGGACGTAGAACTGTAAGCGAACTCGAAATTCGGATTAAAGACAATGGGCCGGGGCTTGATGAAGACGTAAAAGCCAAAATTTTCAACCCATTTTTTACAACCAAACCACCGGGTACAGGCAATACTGGCCTGGGACTCTCGCTTAGTTTTGACATAATTACCCAGGGCCACAACGGCGTACTGGCTGTGGCTGGAGAACCCGGAGAAGGCGCAGAATTTATTATTCGAATACCAGTAAATAGCTCTGTTTAA